Below is a genomic region from Trichomycterus rosablanca isolate fTriRos1 chromosome 15, fTriRos1.hap1, whole genome shotgun sequence.
GGGTAAATCGTCTCTTTACAGCttaatatacattattattaccgAGTTCTGATGCACATAAAGTGTAGCAGAAACAAAAGTGTGTTACAATCTATAGAGAGAGCAATGTAAAAAGTTAGAAATTCAGAcctcagaaaaaaacaaaacaataaaattagcaaatcaaattgttatcaaatgaAACCACTATgaccatgaagaacacttactgtgGTGCTCATGTGTTGATTTTGagataattttactgtaggaatttggagtaatcaaattgttatcagaaGAGACCCCTAAATtcataaaaaaacacttaatcCAGTACTTATGTTGTAATTTTGGGACAACtgtactgtaggaatttggagtAATTGGATGGCAAACGTGTGTAAAGAGTGTATTTGGTTGTAATAGGAGCAATgtttaaatatcaataaaataagcaaatcaaattgttattaaataccAATACTATGGTCttaaagaacacttactctaatACTCAGGTTATAATTGtaagacaattttactgtaagaatttggagtaatgggatggcaaacttatgtaaaatgtttagaccaaatcaaattgttatcaagtgccacccatacattCACAAAGTACACTTAGTTTAGTACTCATAGTgtcattttgggacaattttattgtaggaatttgaaataatgggatggcaaacttatgtaaagtgtCTTCAGTTGTGTTTAGTCCATATTtgaagtccaataaaattagcAGATCaaaagtgccacccatacatgCATGAAGAACACTTCACTTAAGGTGTTATGAAGACATAATGTGATAACAAACTTAagtaaagtgtctattcggttgtgtacaaaccacatttgAAGATCAACCCAGTTTGCCatcccattatttcaaattcctacagtcaATTTGTCCTAAAATCACATGATGAGCACTAGAATAAGTGTTATTTATGAAAGTATTGGTGgtacttgataacaatttgatttggaCTTTAAATTGGATTTAAAAGTGGTGTAAACACAACCGAATTGACATTGTACATACGTTTGCCattccattttttaaaattcctgCAGTAAAATCACActatgtgtactagagtaaTAGACACTTTACACAAGTTTGATATCACGTTactccaaattcctacagtaaaattgtcccaaaaacACAAgatgtgtactagagtaagtgtttaTTATGAAACTAAGTGTGGCACcagataacaatttgattttcttttttaattgatcTTCAAATATGGTCTCAACACAACTGAATAGACATGTTACACAAGTTTATCACATTAATCCAAATTTCTGGAGTAAAATTGTCCCAGAATCATGTGATGAGTACTAGAATAAGTGTTCTTCATAGCTGTATGGGTGGCATTTCATAAGAATCTTGTTTGcaaattttattggactttaaatatgGTCTAAACACAACCTAATTGACACTTTAGATAAGTTTGCCATTCCATTAtatcaaattcctacagtacaaTTGTCTCAAAATAACATGGTGAGTATTAGACTAAGTGGTCCTCATGACTGCACttgataattaattttattgatcttcaaaatGTGGTCTGTACACAACCGAATAGACACTTTACACAAGTTTGATATCACGTTactccaaattcctacagtaaaattgtcccaaaatcacatgatgtgtactagagtaagtgttcttcatgcaTGTATgggggtggcacttgataacaatttgatttgctatttttattggactttaaatttctaaacacaaccgaattgacattttacataagtttgccattccattattttaaattcctacagtaaaattgtcccaaaatcacaagaTAAGTACTAAAGTTTGTGTATTTTATGAATCCAGGGTTGgcatttgataacaatttgattttctttttttattgatcttcaaatgTTGTCTAAATACAACCGAATAGACACTTTACACAATTTGATTTgctaattttattggacttttaaatgtggtctaaacacaaccaaattgacatttttaAGTTTAAGATCTGGTcacaacaaattcccacaataaaaacatctttaatgtatttaattaataatcaaaCCAATGCTCTTCTTTAATGTAGTGGATTTCGTGCAACAGAATACGATAGATTATGTTTATTAAACTAATTAAGCTAATTTAACAACATGCagcatttatttgtattttatttattatttcattttcctAAGTAATAGAGGAGCTTGTTCAACATGAGTGTGAGTCTGAGTGAGCAGTATGAGGAGAAGGTGCGGCCCTGTATTGACCTGATAGACTCTCTGCGGGCTCTGGGTGTGGAGAAGGACCTGGCACTGCCCGCTATAGCCGTGATCGGTGATCAAAGCTCGGGCAAAAGTTCAGTACTGGAGGCGCTGTCTGGGGTGACACTGCCCCGCGGGAGTGGTGAGTAAAACATACAGTCTGCAGATAGGCAGAAAAGTGGGAAGAAGGGGGGGAAATTAGTGTTTTACACCAAAAACCAAAagtttatgtacatttttaacagaAAACAATGatttattcttttctttctgtGATGAGATGATTTGAATAAACTGATTTAAATATCACCAGAGCACAGATTTACATATAGCAACctaaattattcattatttcagtTTGTGGCCTCCTGATTCCTCATTAGTCTTAAGGCTCGTTTGGGGCACTCAAGGTGGCTCAGCAGATTCGACCGGCACCCAGTTGTCCACGTCATAAGGATGGTAGGCTGAATAGGGATTCGCCTCCTTGCTGCTgaaacagcgactcctactgtccgATCAAGGCGTCGCCAGATTACAAATGCTGAGTGGCATCATGGTGCCTCCTCAGGCAGTGAAGTTGCCAGATTGCACAGAAACGTTGAGTATTTTTTACCCTTACAAACACAGGTATCGTGACTCGATGTCCACTGGAGCTGAAGATGAAGAGGAGCGAGGATGAGGATGTGTGGCACGCAAAGATCAGGTACCAAAATCACGAGGCAGAGATTAAAGATCCAGCAGACGTGGAgcaaatgatcagagagggtAATGCCACACCTGAGAACCTCACACTATATAAATGTGCTTTTCCTTATCAGTACTGGTTGTTTATGGTGACACGGTGCGCGATATGGTTTTTGTTTGTAGCTCAAAATGAAATAGCCGGCGTCGGCGTCGGCATCAGTGACGAACTCATCAGTCTAGAGGTGACGTCGTCAGACGTTCCTGACCTAACGCTTATCGATCTGCCTGGCATTGCCCGCGTAGCGGTAAAAGGGCAACCTGAGAACATCGGGGAACAGGTGAGTGACCAAACGTATAACCGGTTCTTCAAGAAATCAACAGTAGAGCACATTAATTATAACCTGAGTGAAGAGAACAGAGAACACTGGCACACGAAACTGGTGGCACAGAGGAATCCAAATAATTCCAGGCTAACAATAGTGAAAGATCCAGTGTTCCGCCAGCAGAATTGTACGATATGCATGAATGCGATGGTCAGACCAGCCTGAATGGAAATCCAACTTTCCTGGCAAATGTTACGAGCTGGTGCCTTACAACTCCTGGCACTTGGTGGGCATCACCACTTACTCTACGAGAAGGGGTGTCCTATGTCAGTTTAAGGTTCCCTTCTGTCCTCCTGTTTCCTGGTGCCCAACTTCCTTTATGCTTGGTGCTGccacactgcaaccctgaccaggataaactcaCCCTATGGTTTTGGGTGTCATACAGGATCATGCTTCCCGAGGTTCTAGGTTCGATCCTCACCAGCAGTCTTTACCTGTCATTACATCCACTTGGTGTTCCTGAGGGTACGCTGGCTTGTCCCCActctccaaaacatgcagagggtggattggctgttctACATTGCCcctgtaagtgaatgtgtaggaGTGTTACAGCATGACCCCGGACCCCCTGCCACAGTGACCATTAGCGCTTCCATCATCGGTTCATAAAGACTCGTGTGGACGTGGAACGTGACATCTAGACCCGTCTCATTCTCTCATAGATCAAGAGGCTGATCTCAAAGGTCATCGCAAGGCAGGAAACCatcaacctggtggtggtgccGTGTAACGTGGACATAGCCACCACCGAAGCACTGAAGATGGCACAGGAAGTTGATCCAAAAGGCGAGAGAACCCTTGGTCAGTGTCGGCTTTTCAAAACCAATTCAAATGTGTCTTTTCATTTTGGATTTTCCCAGCCTTCTCATTCCCTAACACACCTACCCGTTGACAGGCATCCTAACGAAGCCCGACCTGGTGGATAAAGGCACGGAGGAGACGGTGGTGTCCATCGTTCATAACGAGATCGTCAACCTGACCAAAGGCTACATGATCGTCAGGTGTCGAGGACAGAAGGAGATCAAGGACCGGGTCCCTCTGAGCGAAGCCACTGACAAGGAGAAGGACTTCTTCAGAGATCACCCGCACTTCAGGTGAGCCGCTGTCCAGTTGTAGCCTCAGATTCCTGCTCCTGGCTATTTCTCCTGCAGAACTGCCGCTCACTAGATGTTTTTCTTGTACAATTCCTATTTCCAGAAAAAGCAAACACAGGTTttctctggtcaactttattgtattttgttaatttgaaatgaattagaatttgatgcctgcaccaCACCCCAAAAAAATTGAGACAGAGGCCTGTTTACCCCTGTGTCCATCAGCTTTTCTATAATTAGGACTTTTTTGcatctttctctttgtgtaacagagtttcaggttgcatttcccGATGCAGTGGCGGACTGTGTTATGTGACCACAGTTTTCTGAATTAGGCttagtttttaaacttttttgtggaaaaaactgaaacaattaggtctggcattacttacttgggtatagtttctccacttccaccgccgtgcccaggtgtgtttgaaaagtttgaggctgtttcaatctccgaattaacagatttggtgctgaaaacaaagccaacaacctccccacttgatgtgatgcccccacagatagttagggagacatttgatatattaggaccttttgtcctggatatcattaatacttccctagccactggtactgttccagcatgctttaaacatgctgtagttacacctctgctcaaaaagcataatcttgatgctacagtggttagtaactataggccgatttctaaattaccattcttggctaaattgctggaaaaggttgtatattctcagcttttaccatttttgagtagagatggtatttttgagatttttcagtctggctttaagtctatgcacagcactgaatctgctcttctgaaggtgacaaatgacttgctacttactgttgatgagggaaattgtgccatcctcattttattggaccttagttctgcttttgatactgttgaccatgacatacttgttgatcgcctggaaaagtgggtggggttacagggagaggccctgaattggttcatatcttattttaagaatagaaccttttcagtgaatattagcagctatttctcttcttctgctgatgtctcttgtggtgttccacaagggtccatactagggcccctccttttttctctctatatgctgccattgggtcaaataattaggaagcacaatgtcagctttcacctgtatgctgatgacatacagctttatcttcccattagaccaaatgacaatggctcgttaacatctcttagcagttgtcttgaggacataaagaggtggatggctgacaattttcttcagctgaatgaaagcaagtcagaggttatcgtttttgggggtcctcatcacatcaatagtgtctccaataaccttggtcacttgtctacatgtgtcaaaacatctgtgagaaatcttggtgttatctttgactctgacctccgatttgataaacaaatcaactctgtggtaaggaatagcttcttccagctcagaaatattgcgaagattaagccttttctctgctattctgacctggaaaaagttattcatgcattcatttctgcaagaattgactactgtaattctctgtatattgggattaatcagtctctgttgcggcgcttacaggtagtccagaatgcagcagcaaggttactgactaataccaagaaaagaaatcatattacaccagtccttgcctcactacattggctgcctgttcagcacaggattcagtttaaagtgcttttatttgttattaaagcgcttaatggtcaagccccggcttatctcagtggtacgctttctcccgcaaccgcacagcgatctttaagatcagccactcagaatttgttgactgttcctagggctcgtttgaagctaaaaggtgatcgtgcatttgcagtttatgctccgaggctatggaacactccaCCTCCTactattcgacaagcaccttcggccgctgtttttaaatcactcctaaaaacatacctttataagctggcatttgaacagtgaggagctgtgttaattttaattgtttagtctatttttatctgttttattttgtctcttactctgtatttttatttggttcttacttttttaacataatgttgtgttatgtatgcttattcgatgtacagcactttggtcaacgtaagttgttttaagagtgctttataaataaaatttacttacttacttacttacttacttaaatttatcacagtagcgtGGCGGCTGTCTGAGCTCAAAAGTCACAAACATTCAACAGAGGTTTCCGGCTTTGCATTACACGATCTGAGATCTCTCCAGaattcctgaatcttttcacagcattatgaacagtagatggagAAAGACTGAATGGACATCACTGCTTGTACAGCAACAGCTCCTttaatacccaatcatgattcgcCCACCTGATACTGACTCACCTGTTTGTTATTGAACTTTAAGATTCTATAAACTTCTCACTCTTAGTttgctcctgtcccaacttttctggagtaaaataaaaattcaagagCATGATAAGCATGCCACAGATCCATCTTCTCACCGGATCCAGACCAGCAAAAGCCGGGccttttgttttaatgtattttggtATTTGAGGGGATGCTGAATcacagtctctcacacacacatgtgcaggTGAAGTTCTAGCAGGCTGAATCTTATAGCCAGCGGCACCGTCTTGTTCTTGGTCTCATTGCTTCTTGTATTCTGTACACTAGGTGAGTTTTAAATGcgccgattttttttttttttttttgcagcatGCTGTATGAGGAAGGTAAAGCCACCATCCCCAAACTGGCTGAGAAACTCACGCAGGAACTCGTCCATCACATCGAGGTAAAAATAACCTGGTTTGTGCAtcattcaggtgtgtgtgttcagaAATCCTAAACCTAaatgtgcgcgtgtgtgtgtttgcgtttAGCGGTCTCTGCCGCGGCTGGAGGAGCAGATCGAGAAGAAGTTGGCTGAAACTCAGGCCGAACTGGAGCGCTATGGCTCCGGACCCCCCACAGATCCAGAAGGGCAGATCGCCTTTCTGATAGACGTGAGCAGTATTACAAAATTACACACCCTTTATATCGTGCTTTTTTTTATCAATTCTTTTTGCTTTCCCCCTGTTCACCCAATCCAGTCATGTCCAATTGGAGCATGGGCATGGTCTCACAGAGCCATGCACTGCTATCCGCGATCGGCCGCTCCCAGTCAGACACctaccggccagcagaggtcgtattttACAAC
It encodes:
- the LOC134329432 gene encoding interferon-induced GTP-binding protein Mx1-like translates to MSVSLSEQYEEKVRPCIDLIDSLRALGVEKDLALPAIAVIGDQSSGKSSVLEALSGVTLPRGSGIVTRCPLELKMKRSEDEDVWHAKIRYQNHEAEIKDPADVEQMIREAQNEIAGVGVGISDELISLEVTSSDVPDLTLIDLPGIARVAVKGQPENIGEQIKRLISKVIARQETINLVVVPCNVDIATTEALKMAQEVDPKGERTLGILTKPDLVDKGTEETVVSIVHNEIVNLTKGYMIVRCRGQKEIKDRVPLSEATDKEKDFFRDHPHFSMLYEEGKATIPKLAEKLTQELVHHIERSLPRLEEQIEKKLAETQAELERYGSGPPTDPEGQIAFLIDKITAFTHDIVNLMTGEELRNVQHFNMFSELRCYFAQWKDQIDSFGQKFNQRFEDEAGDYEMKYRGRELLGFINYKTFEMMVKGQIKQLEEPAIKMLKKTSELIRKRLLQLAQNSFGGFPDLIKTAKNKMENIKQLKETEAEATLRTQFKVEMIIYTQDSIYSNYLSNIKNKDDQESLRASAVLQSKQLSSSSWLKYYDNEASLWELMRHLKSYYDIVNKRLADQLPQLVMYLLLQELATQLQREMLHLVQDKNNIEQLLKEDRDIENKRTNLERREKRLKEARSYLFKF